The following are encoded in a window of Sulfitobacter sp. S190 genomic DNA:
- a CDS encoding thioredoxin family protein yields the protein MSRLSYPIAACAFAASTLLAGALAAEQRPVVVELYTSQGCSSCPPADEIFSELSSNDDVIAIALHVDYWDYIGWKDEFGDPAHAERQRAYANVAGRRSIYTPEMVVNGETDIVGSKPMALAKAINDHAQKAPQVDLDLTRAGDTLRIEAQPLAEDLGPMDVHVLRVIPSAETEITRGENRGHTITYTNIAHGWQQAGTWDGAGPLELSAEIAGDDPAVVLVQAQGAGPIIAAARID from the coding sequence ATGTCTCGTCTATCATACCCCATTGCCGCTTGCGCTTTTGCGGCGTCGACCCTGCTGGCGGGCGCGCTCGCGGCTGAGCAACGTCCTGTGGTGGTGGAACTCTATACATCGCAGGGATGCTCGAGCTGTCCCCCAGCGGACGAGATTTTCAGCGAGCTGTCGAGCAATGATGACGTCATCGCGATCGCGCTGCATGTCGATTATTGGGACTATATCGGATGGAAGGATGAATTCGGCGATCCTGCGCATGCGGAGCGGCAACGTGCTTATGCAAATGTCGCGGGCCGGCGGTCCATTTATACGCCCGAAATGGTCGTGAACGGCGAAACCGACATCGTGGGTTCGAAACCGATGGCGCTGGCCAAGGCGATCAATGACCATGCACAAAAGGCGCCGCAGGTTGATCTCGATCTGACGCGGGCGGGCGATACCTTGCGCATCGAGGCGCAGCCGCTTGCCGAAGATCTTGGGCCTATGGACGTACATGTATTGCGGGTGATCCCAAGCGCCGAGACCGAAATCACGCGCGGCGAAAATCGCGGACATACGATTACTTACACCAACATCGCACACGGCTGGCAACAGGCGGGCACATGGGACGGGGCAGGGCCGCTCGAGCTGAGCGCCGAGATTGCGGGTGATGATCCGGCGGTGGTGCTGGTGCAGGCGCAGGGCGCCGGACCGATCATCGCCGCCGCTCGGATCGACTGA
- a CDS encoding SDR family NAD(P)-dependent oxidoreductase, whose amino-acid sequence MKPVALVTGAARGIGRAIADNLAPDHQLAVTYNATPPTALQAAHPGIQAIHADLADPASATRIIDEIIARHGRLDIIVNNAGSLELDSGNVALNHAVNVAAPMALLNAALAHLKPGACVISISSVNAVLPALGASSYSASKAALNTWTRGMARELGAQGIRVNAVAPGAIERSETPRPPEMVKAFADLTALGRVGTPEDIAPVVRFLASDAARFITGEIITVSGGYRL is encoded by the coding sequence ATGAAACCCGTAGCACTTGTCACCGGAGCGGCCCGCGGCATCGGGCGCGCCATCGCCGACAATCTGGCTCCCGATCACCAGCTTGCAGTGACCTATAATGCGACGCCGCCCACTGCCTTGCAGGCCGCCCACCCCGGCATTCAGGCCATCCATGCCGATCTGGCCGATCCTGCCAGCGCCACCCGCATCATAGACGAGATCATCGCCCGGCACGGTCGGCTGGATATCATCGTCAACAATGCCGGTTCACTGGAGCTCGACAGCGGGAATGTCGCGCTTAATCATGCGGTCAATGTGGCCGCGCCAATGGCGCTGTTGAACGCGGCGCTTGCACATCTGAAGCCGGGTGCCTGCGTGATCAGCATCTCGTCGGTGAACGCGGTCCTGCCCGCGCTCGGCGCGTCCAGCTATTCGGCCAGCAAGGCCGCACTCAACACGTGGACACGGGGCATGGCCCGCGAATTAGGGGCGCAGGGCATCAGGGTAAACGCTGTGGCCCCCGGCGCGATAGAGCGTAGCGAAACGCCCCGCCCGCCAGAGATGGTCAAGGCATTTGCCGATCTGACTGCGTTGGGCCGCGTGGGTACACCGGAAGATATCGCACCGGTCGTCAGGTTTCTCGCCTCCGATGCGGCACGGTTCATCACGGGCGAAATCATCACGGTCTCGGGTGGATACCGGCTTTAA
- a CDS encoding sulfite exporter TauE/SafE family protein, whose product MPEFLGQALATPGLVWLVGAVFVAGLVRGFAGFGSAMIIMPVASSVLSPVEAVIFLVAAELIGPLPNAPAAWREGAPRDVGRLMIGAVIALPFGVWALSVMDPTAFGWVVSLIVGLLLGLMITGWRLQRPLTHPMTVGAGALGGFMTGFSGIPGPPVIMLYMASRLPIAVIRANFLLYLLAIDLLLFPYLWAIGLMNWPIAFLGLLVGVPNVIANMIGARLFDPQAERLFRAVAYLVIAASAMIGLPIWKG is encoded by the coding sequence ATGCCTGAATTTTTGGGACAAGCTCTGGCAACGCCGGGGCTTGTCTGGTTGGTGGGCGCGGTTTTTGTCGCCGGTCTGGTGCGGGGCTTCGCGGGCTTTGGATCGGCGATGATCATCATGCCGGTTGCCAGCTCCGTCCTATCGCCGGTCGAAGCGGTCATTTTCCTCGTCGCAGCAGAATTGATCGGGCCCTTGCCAAACGCGCCCGCGGCGTGGCGTGAGGGCGCGCCGCGTGACGTGGGCCGCCTGATGATCGGGGCGGTAATCGCGCTGCCTTTCGGGGTGTGGGCGCTCAGCGTGATGGATCCGACGGCATTCGGCTGGGTGGTCTCGCTCATTGTGGGGCTGCTCCTGGGGCTGATGATCACCGGTTGGCGGCTGCAACGGCCGCTGACCCATCCGATGACCGTGGGGGCCGGTGCGTTGGGTGGCTTCATGACCGGATTTTCCGGTATCCCCGGACCGCCTGTCATCATGCTCTATATGGCCAGCCGTCTGCCGATCGCGGTGATCCGCGCCAACTTTCTTCTGTATTTGCTTGCGATTGACCTGCTGTTGTTCCCGTACCTCTGGGCCATCGGGCTGATGAATTGGCCGATCGCATTTCTCGGGCTCTTGGTCGGGGTGCCCAATGTGATCGCGAACATGATCGGTGCGCGGCTTTTTGACCCGCAGGCGGAGCGACTTTTCCGAGCTGTGGCCTACCTTGTCATCGCGGCATCGGCTATGATCGGGCTGCCGATTTGGAAAGGATAA
- the ccmB gene encoding heme exporter protein CcmB translates to MSALLLRDLKLAFRAGGGFGLALAFFLIVTVLVPFSVGPQSALLATIAPGVLWLGALLACLLSLDRLLALDFEDGSLDVLATSALPLEAALAIKGLAHWLTTGLPLVLVAPALGVLLNMPAQGYLWLVVSLVLGTPALSMIGTFGAALTVGIKRGGLLLSLLVLPLYVPTLIFGAEAARRGATGMAVETPLVLLAGISLGCCALLPFAAAAALRMTLR, encoded by the coding sequence GTGAGCGCGCTGCTGCTGCGCGATCTGAAGCTGGCGTTCCGGGCAGGGGGCGGCTTTGGCCTCGCACTGGCGTTTTTCCTGATCGTGACCGTGCTGGTCCCATTCAGCGTTGGCCCGCAATCGGCGCTGTTGGCCACCATTGCGCCGGGGGTGCTGTGGCTGGGGGCGTTGCTGGCGTGCCTGCTGTCGCTCGACCGGCTGCTGGCGCTCGATTTCGAGGACGGATCGCTTGACGTATTGGCGACATCGGCACTTCCCCTCGAGGCCGCGCTGGCGATCAAGGGGCTTGCCCATTGGCTGACGACCGGTCTGCCGCTGGTTCTGGTCGCGCCTGCGCTTGGCGTCCTGTTGAATATGCCGGCACAGGGGTATCTGTGGCTTGTAGTGTCTTTGGTCTTGGGAACGCCGGCGCTGTCGATGATCGGCACGTTCGGCGCGGCCCTTACCGTCGGGATCAAGCGGGGAGGGCTTTTGCTGTCGCTGCTGGTGCTGCCGCTCTACGTCCCCACGCTGATCTTCGGGGCCGAAGCCGCGCGGCGGGGCGCCACCGGAATGGCGGTCGAGACGCCGTTGGTATTGCTGGCAGGAATCTCGCTTGGATGCTGCGCGCTCCTGCCTTTTGCCGCCGCCGCCGCACTGCGGATGACACTGCGATGA
- the ccmA gene encoding heme ABC exporter ATP-binding protein CcmA: MTLRLTNVAVARGGVPVLAGVTFDVAAGSALVLRGPNGSGKTTLLRTIAGLQPVLSGQIEGAEDRVAYAGHADGLKAMLTVAENLKFWARIYGQSTITPALETFALTALCDRLAGTLSAGQKRRAGLARLMVTGRPLWLLDEPTVSLDADAVRLFARAVQTHLAAGGSAILATHIDLGLEADTFDVSALRAARGSLHGASDEAFL; encoded by the coding sequence ATGACACTGCGCCTGACAAATGTAGCTGTGGCACGCGGCGGCGTGCCGGTGCTGGCGGGCGTCACCTTTGATGTGGCTGCGGGATCGGCTCTTGTGCTGCGCGGGCCGAACGGGTCCGGCAAAACGACGCTGCTGCGTACGATCGCGGGCCTCCAACCGGTCCTTTCGGGACAGATCGAGGGGGCTGAAGACCGCGTCGCCTACGCTGGTCACGCCGACGGGCTCAAGGCGATGCTGACCGTGGCGGAAAACCTGAAGTTCTGGGCGCGAATCTACGGTCAAAGCACAATCACGCCGGCGCTCGAGACATTCGCGCTGACCGCGCTTTGCGACAGGTTGGCAGGCACGTTGTCGGCGGGACAAAAACGGCGCGCGGGTCTGGCGCGCCTGATGGTTACGGGGCGGCCCCTTTGGTTGCTCGACGAGCCGACGGTATCGCTGGACGCGGATGCGGTGCGCCTCTTTGCGCGCGCCGTGCAGACCCATCTGGCGGCGGGTGGATCGGCAATCCTCGCCACGCATATCGATCTGGGCCTTGAGGCAGACACATTCGACGTCAGCGCATTGCGTGCGGCACGCGGCAGCCTGCACGGTGCAAGTGACGAGGCATTCCTGTGA
- the acnA gene encoding aconitate hydratase AcnA — protein MTIIVGQDTAKTRKTLTAGDQSVAYYSIPAAQEAGLGDFSKLPAALKVVLENMLRFEDGKTVTVDDIKAFAEWAEKGGKNPREIAYRPARVLMQDFTGVPAVVDLAAMRDGLVALGGDADKINPLNPVDLVIDHSVMIDEFGNPRAFQMNVDREYERNIERYTFLKWGQKAFNNFRVVPPGTGICHQVNLEYLAQTVWTDTDQNGEEVAYPDTLVGTDSHTTMVNGMAVLGWGVGGIEAEAAMLGQPISMLIPEVVGFELTGQMMEGTTGTDLVLKVVEMLREKGVVGKFVEFYGKGLDTLPLADRATIANMAPEYGATCGFFPIDDETLRYLRTTGRDEARIALVEAYAKDNGFWRDADYAPVYTDTLSLDMGTIVPAISGPKRPQDYIALTQAHTAFAEYVKGVRSGKDASTAQEITWEGEGGQPEPQDIPGDEGHHNRGYVATEDGNYQLHDGSIVIASITSCTNTSNPYVMIGAGLVARKARALGLDRKPWVKTSLAPGSQVVSAYLEAAGLQEDLDAIGFNLVGYGCTTCIGNSGPLEAPISKAINDYDLIGTSVLSGNRNFEGRISPDVRANYLASPPLVVAYALVGDMNVDLANSPLGQDKDGNDVYLKDIWPSSKEVAELVEQTVTRESFQSKYADVFKGDDKWQDVETTDAKTYDWPVQSTYVQNPPYFQGMSPEPGTITNIDDAKVLAVLGDMITTDHISPAGSFKETTPAGQYLVERQVPVREFNSYGSRRGNHEVMMRGTFANIRIKNEMLDGVEGGYTKGPDGEQMSIFDAAMKHQENGTPLVIFGGEQYGAGSSRDWAAKGTALLGVKAVIAENFERIHRSNLVGMGVIPFEFTNGDTRKSLGLTGEETVSISGLDTIKPLQEVPCTITMADGTVKEITLKCRIDTAIEIEYIEHGGVLHYVLRNLANESVAAE, from the coding sequence ATGACAATCATCGTCGGTCAGGACACTGCCAAAACCCGCAAGACGCTCACAGCGGGCGACCAGTCGGTTGCCTACTATTCCATTCCCGCCGCCCAGGAAGCGGGTTTGGGCGACTTTTCCAAGCTGCCCGCCGCGCTGAAGGTGGTGCTGGAAAACATGCTGCGTTTCGAAGATGGCAAGACCGTGACCGTCGATGACATCAAGGCATTCGCCGAATGGGCCGAAAAGGGCGGCAAGAACCCGCGCGAAATCGCCTACCGCCCCGCCCGCGTGCTGATGCAGGATTTCACCGGCGTGCCTGCCGTGGTCGACCTTGCCGCGATGCGTGACGGTCTGGTCGCACTCGGCGGTGACGCGGACAAGATCAACCCGCTCAACCCCGTTGACCTTGTCATCGACCACTCGGTCATGATTGATGAATTCGGCAACCCGCGTGCGTTCCAGATGAACGTGGACCGCGAATACGAGCGCAACATCGAGCGCTATACCTTCCTCAAGTGGGGCCAGAAGGCATTCAACAACTTCCGCGTCGTGCCCCCCGGCACCGGCATTTGCCACCAGGTGAACCTCGAATATCTGGCGCAGACCGTCTGGACCGATACCGACCAGAACGGCGAGGAAGTCGCCTATCCCGACACGCTGGTCGGGACAGACAGCCACACCACCATGGTCAACGGCATGGCCGTTCTGGGCTGGGGTGTGGGCGGGATCGAGGCCGAGGCCGCGATGCTGGGCCAGCCGATTTCGATGCTGATCCCCGAAGTCGTCGGCTTTGAGCTGACGGGCCAGATGATGGAAGGCACAACCGGCACCGACCTGGTGCTGAAAGTTGTCGAAATGCTGCGCGAAAAGGGCGTGGTCGGCAAATTCGTGGAGTTCTACGGCAAAGGGCTCGACACCCTGCCGCTGGCGGACCGTGCAACCATCGCCAACATGGCGCCCGAATATGGCGCGACCTGCGGCTTCTTCCCGATTGACGATGAAACACTGCGCTATCTGCGCACCACGGGCCGTGACGAGGCGCGCATCGCGCTGGTCGAGGCCTATGCCAAGGACAACGGTTTCTGGCGCGACGCGGACTATGCGCCGGTCTATACCGACACGCTCAGCCTCGACATGGGAACAATCGTTCCTGCCATTTCCGGCCCCAAGCGTCCGCAGGATTACATTGCACTGACGCAGGCGCACACTGCTTTCGCCGAATACGTCAAGGGTGTGCGGTCCGGCAAAGATGCGTCGACAGCGCAGGAAATCACATGGGAAGGCGAAGGCGGTCAGCCCGAGCCACAGGATATTCCCGGTGATGAAGGCCACCACAACCGCGGCTACGTCGCCACCGAAGACGGCAACTACCAGCTGCACGACGGGTCAATCGTGATCGCGTCGATCACCTCGTGTACGAACACATCAAACCCCTATGTCATGATCGGTGCGGGTCTGGTGGCGCGCAAGGCGCGTGCGCTGGGTCTTGACCGCAAACCATGGGTCAAGACATCGCTGGCCCCCGGTAGCCAGGTCGTTTCCGCCTATCTGGAGGCCGCCGGTCTGCAGGAAGACCTCGACGCGATCGGCTTCAACCTCGTCGGCTACGGCTGCACAACCTGCATCGGCAACTCCGGCCCGCTCGAAGCGCCGATCAGCAAGGCCATCAACGACTACGATCTGATCGGGACCTCGGTCCTGTCGGGCAACCGCAACTTCGAAGGCCGGATCAGCCCCGATGTGCGGGCCAACTACCTCGCCTCGCCGCCGCTGGTCGTGGCCTATGCGCTGGTTGGCGATATGAACGTCGATCTGGCCAACAGCCCGCTGGGTCAGGACAAGGATGGCAACGACGTTTACCTCAAGGACATCTGGCCGTCCTCCAAGGAAGTTGCCGAACTGGTCGAACAGACGGTCACACGCGAAAGCTTCCAGTCGAAATACGCCGATGTGTTCAAGGGCGACGATAAATGGCAGGACGTTGAAACCACCGATGCCAAGACCTACGACTGGCCCGTGCAATCGACCTACGTCCAGAACCCGCCCTACTTCCAGGGCATGTCGCCCGAACCGGGCACCATCACCAACATTGATGATGCGAAGGTTCTTGCGGTGCTGGGTGACATGATCACGACCGACCACATCTCCCCTGCGGGTTCGTTCAAGGAAACCACGCCCGCCGGACAGTATCTGGTGGAACGTCAGGTGCCGGTGCGTGAGTTCAACTCCTATGGCTCGCGCCGTGGCAACCACGAAGTCATGATGCGCGGCACGTTTGCCAACATCCGCATCAAGAACGAAATGCTCGACGGCGTCGAAGGCGGCTATACCAAGGGCCCCGATGGGGAGCAGATGTCGATTTTCGATGCCGCGATGAAGCATCAGGAAAACGGCACGCCGCTGGTCATCTTCGGTGGTGAGCAATACGGCGCAGGCTCGTCGCGTGACTGGGCAGCCAAAGGCACGGCGCTTCTGGGCGTCAAGGCGGTGATCGCGGAGAACTTCGAGCGGATCCACCGGTCCAACCTCGTCGGCATGGGCGTCATTCCGTTCGAGTTCACGAACGGAGACACCCGCAAATCGCTGGGCCTGACAGGTGAAGAAACCGTGAGCATTTCGGGTCTCGACACGATCAAGCCGCTTCAGGAAGTGCCTTGCACGATTACCATGGCCGATGGCACGGTCAAGGAAATCACGCTCAAGTGCCGTATCGATACCGCGATCGAGATCGAATACATCGAGCACGGCGGCGTTCTGCACTACGTGCTGCGCAACCTTGCGAATGAAAGCGTCGCTGCCGAATAA
- the secF gene encoding protein translocase subunit SecF, translated as MRLRLVKQNTSFDFFSRWKMWLGISLVMMLVAAASFAYQGLNFGIDFRGGTTVRTESPMPVDVAVYRDAIAPLELGDISITEVFDPNFRADQNVAMIRIQAQEDQEAVNNETIAAVESALKTVRPDIKFISVESVGPKVSGELINTAILAVALAIGAVLVYIWLRFEWQFAAGAVLALVHDVVLTIGVFSELQIRFDLAIIAALLTIVGYSLNDTVVVFDRVRENLRKYKKRPLKEVLNMSINETLSRTFMTSVTTLLALIALFVLGGDVIRGFVFAMIWGVIVGTYSSIFVASAILLYFGVKRDWSKPDPNNTGNQYANIDA; from the coding sequence ATGCGCCTGAGACTTGTCAAACAGAACACGTCGTTCGATTTCTTCAGCCGCTGGAAGATGTGGCTGGGGATTTCGCTGGTCATGATGTTGGTGGCGGCGGCGTCATTCGCCTATCAGGGTCTTAATTTCGGCATCGATTTCCGGGGTGGCACAACCGTGCGCACCGAAAGCCCGATGCCCGTCGATGTTGCTGTCTACCGCGATGCGATTGCGCCGCTCGAACTGGGTGATATTTCGATCACCGAAGTCTTCGATCCCAATTTCCGCGCGGACCAGAATGTCGCGATGATCCGGATTCAAGCGCAGGAGGATCAGGAAGCGGTGAACAACGAAACCATCGCTGCGGTCGAGAGCGCCCTGAAAACCGTGCGGCCGGATATCAAGTTTATTTCGGTGGAATCGGTTGGCCCCAAAGTCTCGGGCGAGCTGATCAACACCGCGATCCTCGCCGTTGCTTTGGCAATCGGGGCCGTGCTTGTCTATATCTGGTTGCGGTTCGAATGGCAGTTCGCAGCCGGTGCCGTGCTGGCGCTTGTGCATGACGTGGTGCTGACGATCGGTGTCTTTTCCGAACTGCAAATCCGTTTCGATCTGGCGATCATCGCCGCGCTTCTGACCATCGTTGGCTATTCGCTGAACGATACGGTTGTTGTCTTTGACCGTGTGCGCGAAAACCTTCGCAAATACAAAAAGCGGCCCCTCAAAGAGGTGCTGAACATGTCGATCAATGAAACCCTCAGCCGCACGTTCATGACCTCCGTGACCACCTTGCTGGCGCTTATCGCCCTGTTTGTCTTGGGCGGTGATGTGATCCGCGGCTTTGTCTTTGCGATGATCTGGGGCGTGATCGTCGGGACGTATTCGTCGATCTTCGTGGCGTCGGCGATCCTGCTTTACTTTGGCGTCAAGCGGGACTGGTCCAAGCCGGACCCCAACAACACCGGAAACCAATACGCCAACATCGATGCCTGA
- a CDS encoding heme ABC transporter permease, whose product MSVWEYANPVKFLALSAKVQPFAWGLAAVAICVGLIWGFFGTPDDFRQGSTVKIIYLHVPAAWIAINAWIMMLLTSLIWLIRRHHVSALAARAAAPVGLVMTVIGLLTGAIWGQPMWGTWWAWDPRLTSFLILFLFYLGYIALWEAIEDPDTAADLTSVLCLVGSVFALMSRYAVFFWNQGLHQGASLSLDKEENISDVFWLPLVISIGGFTLLFLALVLYRTGTEISLRRAGALRKRMENA is encoded by the coding sequence ATGTCAGTCTGGGAATACGCCAATCCGGTAAAGTTTCTGGCGCTAAGCGCCAAGGTGCAGCCCTTTGCCTGGGGGCTTGCGGCCGTTGCGATTTGCGTCGGGCTGATCTGGGGCTTTTTCGGCACGCCTGACGATTTCCGGCAGGGATCGACGGTCAAGATCATCTATCTGCACGTGCCCGCCGCATGGATCGCCATCAACGCATGGATCATGATGTTGCTGACCTCGCTCATTTGGCTGATACGGCGCCACCATGTCAGCGCGCTGGCGGCCAGGGCGGCGGCACCGGTCGGGCTGGTCATGACGGTGATCGGTCTTTTGACTGGCGCGATCTGGGGCCAGCCGATGTGGGGCACGTGGTGGGCGTGGGATCCGCGACTGACGTCGTTTCTGATCCTGTTTCTGTTCTATCTTGGCTATATCGCCCTGTGGGAAGCCATTGAGGACCCCGATACCGCCGCAGACCTGACAAGTGTGTTGTGCCTCGTGGGGTCGGTATTTGCATTGATGTCCCGCTATGCGGTGTTCTTCTGGAACCAGGGTCTGCACCAGGGCGCGAGCCTCAGTCTTGACAAGGAAGAGAACATCTCGGATGTGTTCTGGCTGCCGCTGGTCATTTCCATCGGCGGATTTACCCTGCTGTTTCTGGCGCTTGTGCTCTACCGCACGGGGACAGAAATCTCGCTGCGCCGGGCAGGGGCACTGCGCAAACGGATGGAGAACGCATGA
- a CDS encoding DsbE family thiol:disulfide interchange protein, translating into MARISPLMLAPPLIFAGFVALAAVGMFRDDPDALPSTLVGQPAPGVPEKALEGFAQATPEMLSDGRVTLVNFWASWCPPCRAEHPKLLEMQADGIDIIGINFKDQASTATKYLIDDENPFVGVGFDPQGRTAIDWGVTAPPETFIVDGDGTVLYRFAGPLIGSDFEQRFLPELEKAMR; encoded by the coding sequence ATGGCTAGGATCAGCCCCCTGATGCTCGCCCCGCCGCTGATCTTCGCGGGGTTCGTCGCGTTGGCGGCCGTCGGCATGTTCCGCGACGATCCCGATGCCTTGCCCTCGACGCTGGTGGGCCAGCCCGCCCCCGGCGTGCCCGAAAAGGCGCTCGAGGGTTTTGCCCAAGCGACCCCTGAGATGTTGTCCGATGGCCGTGTCACGCTCGTGAATTTCTGGGCCAGCTGGTGTCCGCCCTGCCGCGCGGAGCATCCCAAGCTCTTGGAAATGCAGGCGGACGGCATCGACATCATCGGCATCAACTTCAAGGATCAGGCGAGCACGGCCACCAAATACCTGATCGACGACGAAAATCCGTTTGTCGGCGTTGGTTTTGATCCGCAGGGGCGAACGGCAATCGACTGGGGCGTCACCGCGCCGCCGGAAACCTTTATCGTCGACGGAGACGGCACCGTGCTGTACCGCTTTGCCGGACCGCTGATTGGCAGCGATTTCGAGCAACGTTTCCTGCCGGAACTCGAAAAGGCCATGCGCTAG
- a CDS encoding Mth938-like domain-containing protein: MRLNEIVFNDAQPVESYGPGFFRIGGERIDGPVIAAPSGTRTWGGFEDVQPLLDLAADVDVIFVGTGADIAHLPQTLRDQLDAAGVGVEAMSSPSASRTYNVLLSEGRRIALAMLPV, encoded by the coding sequence ATGCGCCTCAATGAGATCGTGTTCAATGATGCCCAACCCGTGGAAAGCTACGGGCCGGGGTTCTTCCGTATCGGCGGTGAGCGTATTGACGGGCCGGTCATCGCGGCCCCCTCGGGGACGCGGACGTGGGGCGGTTTTGAGGATGTGCAGCCGCTGCTTGATCTGGCGGCGGACGTCGATGTGATCTTTGTGGGCACCGGTGCGGACATCGCCCACCTGCCGCAAACCCTGCGCGATCAGTTGGACGCCGCCGGAGTGGGGGTAGAGGCGATGTCCTCGCCGTCCGCCAGCCGGACCTACAATGTGCTGCTGAGCGAAGGCCGCCGCATTGCGCTGGCGATGCTGCCGGTCTGA
- the ccmD gene encoding heme exporter protein CcmD, giving the protein MIPDLGKYAVEVLSAYGISLLLLAVLLGATLRRGRRARAALREIEKERGTHG; this is encoded by the coding sequence ATGATCCCCGATCTTGGAAAATATGCCGTCGAGGTGCTGAGCGCCTACGGTATCTCTTTGCTGCTGCTGGCGGTTCTTCTGGGTGCGACGCTGCGTCGGGGCCGCCGGGCGCGGGCCGCCTTGCGCGAGATCGAAAAGGAGCGCGGCACACATGGCTAG